A stretch of Saccharothrix texasensis DNA encodes these proteins:
- a CDS encoding ABC transporter permease: protein MTSAPLAAPTDERVGSARLLDRLVLRPEIGSLLGAVLVFAFFSVATERFLSVGGVATWLDDASTLGIMAVAVALLMIGGEFDLSAGVMTASTALVTAVLATRLGWNVWLALLASLAFALAVGALNGWLVMRTGLPSFIVTLGTFLALQGLNLGVTRLVTGSVQVSGMRSAEGYPSAGFLFASTVTLGGTGFYVSIAWWVLCTTIAAVVLLRTRFGNWIFAVGGSPLSSRAVGVPVVRTKVLLFMTTAGAAWLVGSINILRFTSVQANQGIGLEFQFIIAAVIGGCLLTGGFGSAVGAAIGALIFGMARQGIVYANWNSDWFQLFLGVMLLAAVLVNNALRRRAERVRR, encoded by the coding sequence GTGACTTCAGCGCCCCTGGCCGCGCCGACGGACGAGCGGGTCGGCTCCGCCCGGCTGCTCGACCGGCTGGTGCTGCGACCCGAGATCGGCTCGCTGCTCGGCGCCGTGCTGGTCTTCGCGTTCTTCTCGGTCGCGACCGAGCGGTTCCTCAGCGTCGGCGGCGTGGCGACCTGGCTGGACGACGCGTCCACGCTCGGCATCATGGCGGTCGCGGTGGCGCTGCTCATGATCGGCGGCGAGTTCGACCTGTCGGCCGGCGTGATGACCGCGTCCACCGCGTTGGTCACGGCGGTCCTGGCCACCCGGCTCGGCTGGAACGTGTGGCTCGCCCTGCTCGCGTCGCTGGCGTTCGCGCTGGCCGTCGGCGCGCTGAACGGGTGGCTGGTGATGCGCACCGGGTTGCCCAGCTTCATCGTGACGCTGGGGACGTTCCTGGCCCTGCAGGGACTGAACCTCGGCGTCACCCGCCTGGTCACGGGGTCGGTGCAGGTGTCCGGCATGCGCTCCGCGGAGGGCTACCCGTCGGCCGGGTTCCTGTTCGCGTCCACGGTCACCCTGGGCGGCACCGGCTTCTACGTGTCCATCGCGTGGTGGGTCCTGTGCACGACGATCGCCGCGGTCGTGCTGCTGCGGACCCGGTTCGGCAACTGGATCTTCGCCGTCGGCGGCTCGCCGCTGTCCTCCCGGGCGGTCGGCGTGCCCGTGGTGCGCACCAAGGTGCTGCTGTTCATGACCACGGCCGGCGCGGCGTGGCTGGTCGGGTCGATCAACATCCTGCGGTTCACCAGCGTGCAGGCCAACCAGGGCATCGGGCTGGAGTTCCAGTTCATCATCGCCGCGGTGATCGGCGGGTGCCTGCTGACCGGCGGGTTCGGCTCGGCCGTCGGCGCGGCGATCGGCGCGCTGATCTTCGGCATGGCCCGGCAGGGGATCGTCTACGCGAACTGGAACTCGGACTGGTTCCAGCTGTTCCTCGGCGTGATGCTGCTGGCCGCCGTGCTCGTCAACAACGCCCTGCGGCGCCGGGCGGAGAGGGTGCGGCGATGA
- a CDS encoding ATP-binding cassette domain-containing protein, with translation MTSPLLEARDIGKTYGSVIALRDVSTVVNAGEVTCVLGDNGAGKSTLIKVLAGVHRHDAGELLVDGSPASFSSPREALDHGIATVYQDLAVVPLMSVWRNFFLGSEPRTRFGLLDRRRARDVTRTALAGMGIDLRDVEQPVGTLSGGERQCVAIARAVHFGAKVLILDEPTAALGVKQAGVVLKYVAQARDRGLGVVLITHNPHHAYPVGDRFLLLKRGRALGTYEKSQIGLEELTRQMAGGAELEALAHELRGVTG, from the coding sequence ATGACATCCCCACTGCTGGAAGCCCGCGACATCGGCAAGACCTACGGCAGCGTCATCGCGCTGCGCGACGTCTCGACCGTCGTCAACGCCGGCGAGGTCACGTGCGTGCTGGGCGACAACGGCGCGGGCAAGTCGACGTTGATCAAGGTACTGGCGGGCGTGCACCGCCACGACGCCGGCGAACTCCTGGTCGACGGCTCCCCGGCGAGCTTCTCGTCGCCGCGCGAAGCCCTCGACCACGGCATCGCCACCGTCTACCAGGACCTGGCCGTGGTGCCGCTGATGAGCGTGTGGCGCAACTTCTTCCTCGGCTCGGAACCGAGGACCCGGTTCGGCCTCCTCGACCGGCGGCGGGCCCGGGACGTGACGCGGACGGCGTTGGCCGGCATGGGCATCGACCTGCGGGACGTCGAGCAGCCGGTCGGCACGCTGTCCGGCGGCGAGCGGCAGTGCGTCGCCATCGCGCGGGCCGTGCACTTCGGGGCGAAGGTCCTGATCCTGGACGAGCCGACCGCCGCGCTCGGCGTGAAGCAGGCCGGCGTGGTGCTGAAGTACGTGGCCCAGGCGCGCGACCGCGGGCTCGGGGTCGTGCTGATCACCCACAACCCGCACCACGCCTACCCCGTCGGCGACCGGTTCCTGCTGCTCAAGCGGGGACGTGCGCTGGGGACGTACGAGAAGTCGCAGATCGGCCTGGAAGAGCTGACCAGGCAGATGGCGGGCGGCGCGGAGCTGGAGGCGCTGGCCCACGAGCTGCGCGGGGTCACCGGATGA
- the iolC gene encoding 5-dehydro-2-deoxygluconokinase has translation MTVEVLTVGRVGVDLYPEQSGVPLAQVRTFAKSLGGTATNVAVAAARLGRSSAVLTKVGPDGFGPYVRSALESFGVSSSHVGTAPDLQTPVVFCALDPPEDPPLLFYRAPLAPDLSLTPDDVPWDLVADVPLLWLTGTGVSASPARETQREILRHRSRRPHTVLDLDYRPAFWPDAPTARREIDWMLDHVTVAVGNRTEVEIAVGTADPEEAATRLLSRGVQLAVVKLGGSGVLLATPTESWTVAPHPVDVVCGLGAGDAFGGALVHGLLSGWPPDRIARYANVAGALVAGRLACADAMPTEAEIEAHL, from the coding sequence ATGACGGTCGAGGTGCTGACGGTGGGCCGGGTCGGGGTGGACCTCTACCCGGAGCAGAGCGGCGTGCCGCTGGCGCAGGTGCGGACGTTCGCCAAGTCGCTCGGCGGGACGGCCACGAACGTCGCGGTGGCGGCGGCGCGCCTGGGCCGGTCGTCGGCGGTGCTGACGAAGGTGGGCCCGGACGGCTTCGGCCCTTACGTGCGTTCGGCGCTGGAGTCCTTCGGCGTCTCGTCGTCGCACGTCGGCACCGCCCCCGACCTGCAGACCCCGGTCGTCTTCTGCGCCCTGGACCCACCGGAGGACCCGCCACTGCTGTTCTACCGCGCGCCTCTCGCCCCGGACCTCTCCCTCACCCCGGACGACGTGCCGTGGGACCTGGTGGCCGACGTCCCGCTGCTCTGGCTGACGGGAACGGGCGTCTCCGCCTCACCCGCCCGCGAAACCCAGCGCGAGATCCTGCGCCACCGCTCCCGCCGCCCCCACACCGTCCTGGACCTCGACTACCGCCCCGCGTTCTGGCCCGACGCCCCGACCGCCCGCCGTGAGATCGACTGGATGCTGGACCACGTGACGGTCGCCGTCGGCAACCGGACCGAGGTCGAGATCGCGGTGGGCACCGCGGACCCCGAAGAAGCCGCCACCCGCCTCCTGTCGCGCGGCGTCCAGCTGGCCGTCGTGAAGCTGGGCGGGTCGGGCGTCCTCCTCGCGACCCCCACCGAGTCCTGGACGGTCGCACCGCATCCCGTGGACGTGGTCTGCGGCTTGGGCGCGGGCGACGCGTTCGGCGGAGCCCTGGTCCACGGCCTCCTGTCGGGCTGGCCACCGGACCGGATCGCCCGCTACGCCAACGTCGCCGGCGCTCTCGTCGCGGGCCGCCTGGCGTGCGCCGACGCCATGCCGACCGAGGCGGAGATCGAGGCCCACCTGTGA
- a CDS encoding Cgl0159 family (beta/alpha)8-fold protein, whose product MIADEQWTALLDTRATDPAAIRRAYQARRRRTQLLSDQGTLFLVAADHPARGALGVGGDPLAMADRRSLLDRLLTALANPAVDGVLGTPDVIEELLLLDGLHGKVVIGSMNRGGLAGADWEIDDRFTAYDPTAIAGNGLDGGKMLLRLVDSDPGTVATLESCAAAVSALAERGLMALVEPLPYARDAAGELVLQRDAAALARAGSVAAGLGVTSAFTWLKLPPSPDEVLGATTLPALVLGGVPSTRLSDDLASWGRSLRHPTVRGLVVGRALLYPPDGDVAAAVEAAARVLRTAREAARTGADAAAGPGPGEAGTADGAEKGVAG is encoded by the coding sequence GTGATCGCCGATGAGCAGTGGACAGCGCTGCTGGACACCAGGGCGACCGACCCGGCCGCCATCCGCCGCGCCTACCAGGCCCGCCGCCGGCGGACGCAGTTGCTGTCCGACCAGGGCACCTTGTTCCTGGTGGCGGCCGATCACCCGGCCCGGGGCGCGCTCGGCGTCGGCGGGGACCCGTTGGCCATGGCCGACCGCCGATCCCTGCTGGACCGCCTGCTCACCGCACTGGCGAACCCGGCGGTCGACGGGGTGCTCGGCACACCGGACGTGATCGAAGAGCTGCTGCTGCTGGACGGCCTGCACGGCAAGGTCGTCATCGGCTCCATGAACCGCGGCGGGCTGGCCGGCGCGGATTGGGAGATCGACGACCGGTTCACGGCCTACGACCCCACGGCGATCGCGGGCAACGGGTTGGACGGCGGGAAGATGTTGCTGCGGCTGGTGGACTCCGATCCCGGCACCGTGGCGACGCTGGAGAGCTGCGCGGCGGCCGTGTCGGCGTTGGCGGAGCGCGGGTTGATGGCGCTGGTCGAGCCGCTGCCGTACGCGCGCGACGCGGCGGGGGAGTTGGTGTTGCAGAGGGACGCCGCCGCGTTGGCGCGGGCCGGGAGTGTCGCGGCCGGGTTGGGGGTGACGTCGGCGTTCACCTGGTTGAAGCTGCCACCGTCACCCGATGAGGTGTTGGGGGCGACGACGTTGCCCGCGCTCGTGCTCGGTGGGGTGCCGTCCACCCGGTTGAGTGATGACTTGGCGTCATGGGGTCGGTCGCTGCGTCACCCGACCGTGCGAGGGCTGGTGGTCGGCCGCGCCCTGCTCTACCCGCCGGACGGTGACGTGGCGGCGGCGGTCGAGGCGGCGGCGAGGGTGTTGCGCACGGCACGGGAAGCCGCACGAACGGGAGCGGACGCGGCGGCGGGACCAGGGCCCGGAGAGGCCGGAACGGCGGACGGCGCGGAGAAGGGTGTGGCGGGATGA
- the iolB gene encoding 5-deoxy-glucuronate isomerase — protein MSLHRPLGTLARGGNAVELTPDAAGWNHAGLRVLSLPAGGVTTFETGDYEAFVLPLSGGCVVEVDGERFELRGRDSVFTRVTDFAYLPRDAAVRLSTKDGVEVALPMARCDRRLVPRYGPAEDVPVEVRGAGNATRQVTDFGVPGAWDHADKLIACELITPDGNWSSYPPHKHDHTCDVVNEEIYYFRIAGRDKVTPSREGFGFHRTYTDDGDIDEDVVVRDGDVFLVPRGYHGPCVAAPGYPMYYLNVLAGPNAERSMAFCDDPAHTWVRDTWASQDPDPRCPVTTAEGTTARDTTTEGTTAEGRVE, from the coding sequence ATGAGCCTGCATCGGCCATTGGGCACGTTGGCGCGCGGGGGGAACGCGGTCGAGCTCACCCCCGACGCCGCCGGGTGGAATCACGCAGGGTTGCGCGTGTTGTCGCTGCCCGCCGGTGGGGTGACCACGTTCGAGACCGGTGACTACGAGGCGTTCGTGCTCCCGCTCTCCGGTGGCTGCGTGGTCGAGGTCGACGGCGAGCGGTTCGAGCTGCGGGGCCGGGACTCGGTCTTCACCCGCGTCACGGACTTCGCCTACCTGCCGCGGGACGCCGCCGTCCGACTGTCCACGAAGGACGGTGTCGAGGTCGCCTTGCCGATGGCCCGGTGCGACCGCAGGCTCGTCCCGAGGTACGGCCCGGCCGAGGACGTGCCCGTCGAGGTCAGGGGCGCGGGCAACGCCACCCGCCAGGTCACCGACTTCGGCGTGCCCGGGGCCTGGGACCACGCCGACAAGCTCATCGCCTGCGAGTTGATCACCCCTGACGGCAACTGGTCCTCCTACCCGCCGCACAAGCACGACCACACCTGCGACGTCGTCAACGAGGAGATCTACTACTTCCGCATCGCCGGCCGCGACAAGGTCACCCCATCGCGTGAGGGGTTCGGCTTCCACCGCACCTACACCGACGACGGCGACATCGACGAGGACGTGGTCGTCCGCGACGGCGACGTCTTCCTCGTCCCGCGCGGCTACCACGGCCCCTGCGTCGCCGCCCCCGGCTACCCCATGTACTACCTGAACGTCCTGGCAGGCCCGAACGCCGAGCGCTCCATGGCGTTCTGCGACGACCCCGCGCACACCTGGGTCCGGGACACCTGGGCGAGCCAGGACCCCGACCCCCGCTGCCCCGTGACGACCGCCGAGGGCACGACCGCCCGGGACACCACCACCGAGGGCACGACCGCCGAAGGACGGGTGGAATGA
- the iolD gene encoding 3D-(3,5/4)-trihydroxycyclohexane-1,2-dione acylhydrolase (decyclizing) produces MRLTTAQALVRWLTAQHTELPDGRRAPLFPGVFAIFGHGNVLALGNALEEARPDLPVWRGHNEQGMALAAVGIAKATHRRQVGVATSSIGPGALNMVTAAGVAHANRLPLLLLPGDTFTSRAPDPVLQQVEHFGDPTTTVNDAFRAVSRYFDRVTRPEQLLNTLPQVARVLTDPADCGPVVLALPQDVQAESFDFPDALFTPVLHRPQRPRPDTRALAEAAATLRAARRPLLVVGGGVRYSRAAGRAIRFAEQHAIPVVETTAGRTEVPHEHPLHAGPLGITGSASANALAAEADVVLAVGTRLQDFTTASWTVFAPGVRIVSLNTARFDAVKHGALSLVADADEGLRELTDDLGDWRADPTWAARAAEERGRWDAHVDGLRAPGGTPTYAQVVGVVNEESTPEDYVLTASGGLPGELIGGWRAVGEATMDVEYGFSCMGYELAGAWGAAIARPDGVVTALLGDGSYLMLNSELFSAAFAGHGFVAVVCDNDGYAVIHRLQTGQGGTGFNNLYDDVTTRHARPPRTDFAAHAASMGCATFPVDDLDGLRAAYREAREVARTGHRPAVVVIRTHPSAWTEAGAWWEVGVPEVAHRPEITAAHDDVAGGKAKQIRYL; encoded by the coding sequence ATGAGGCTCACCACCGCACAGGCCCTGGTCCGCTGGCTCACCGCCCAGCACACCGAACTGCCCGACGGCCGCCGGGCGCCGCTGTTCCCCGGCGTCTTCGCGATCTTCGGCCACGGCAACGTCCTCGCCCTCGGCAACGCCCTCGAAGAAGCCCGTCCCGACCTGCCCGTCTGGCGCGGCCACAACGAGCAGGGCATGGCACTGGCCGCCGTCGGCATCGCCAAGGCCACCCACCGCCGCCAGGTCGGCGTCGCCACGTCCTCCATCGGTCCGGGCGCGCTGAACATGGTCACCGCCGCCGGCGTCGCCCACGCCAACCGCCTGCCCCTGCTCCTGCTGCCCGGCGACACGTTCACCAGCCGCGCGCCCGACCCGGTGCTCCAGCAGGTGGAGCACTTCGGCGACCCGACCACCACGGTCAACGACGCGTTCCGCGCGGTGAGCCGCTACTTCGACCGCGTCACCCGGCCCGAGCAGCTGCTCAACACCCTCCCGCAGGTGGCGCGCGTGCTCACCGACCCGGCCGACTGCGGCCCGGTCGTGCTGGCCCTCCCGCAGGACGTGCAGGCCGAGTCGTTCGACTTCCCGGACGCCCTGTTCACGCCGGTCCTGCACCGCCCGCAGCGCCCGCGCCCCGACACCCGGGCCCTCGCCGAAGCCGCCGCCACCCTCCGCGCCGCGCGCAGGCCGCTGCTCGTCGTCGGCGGGGGCGTCCGCTACTCCCGCGCCGCCGGCCGGGCGATCCGCTTCGCCGAGCAGCACGCGATCCCCGTCGTCGAGACGACGGCCGGCCGCACCGAGGTCCCGCACGAGCACCCCCTGCACGCCGGACCGCTCGGCATCACCGGCTCCGCCTCCGCCAACGCCCTGGCCGCCGAGGCCGACGTGGTCCTCGCCGTCGGCACCCGCCTGCAGGACTTCACCACCGCGTCGTGGACGGTCTTCGCGCCGGGCGTCCGGATCGTCTCCCTCAACACGGCCCGGTTCGACGCGGTGAAGCACGGCGCGCTGTCCCTGGTCGCCGACGCCGACGAGGGCCTGCGCGAGTTGACCGACGACCTGGGCGACTGGCGGGCCGACCCGACGTGGGCCGCCCGCGCGGCCGAGGAGCGGGGCAGGTGGGACGCGCACGTCGACGGTCTGCGCGCCCCCGGCGGCACGCCGACGTACGCGCAGGTCGTCGGCGTGGTGAACGAGGAGTCGACGCCGGAGGACTACGTGCTGACGGCGTCCGGCGGGCTGCCCGGCGAGCTGATCGGCGGCTGGCGCGCGGTCGGCGAGGCGACGATGGACGTCGAGTACGGCTTCTCCTGCATGGGCTACGAGCTGGCCGGCGCGTGGGGCGCGGCGATCGCCCGGCCGGACGGCGTGGTGACCGCGCTGCTGGGCGACGGCTCCTACCTGATGCTCAACTCCGAGCTGTTCTCGGCGGCGTTCGCCGGGCACGGTTTCGTGGCCGTGGTGTGCGACAACGACGGCTACGCCGTGATCCACCGCCTTCAGACCGGACAGGGCGGCACGGGTTTCAACAACCTCTACGACGACGTGACGACACGGCACGCGCGACCCCCGCGCACCGATTTCGCCGCGCATGCCGCTTCGATGGGGTGCGCGACGTTCCCGGTGGACGACCTCGACGGCCTCCGCGCCGCCTACCGCGAAGCGCGGGAAGTCGCGAGGACCGGACACCGCCCGGCCGTGGTCGTGATCCGCACTCACCCGTCCGCGTGGACCGAAGCGGGCGCGTGGTGGGAGGTCGGCGTGCCGGAAGTGGCGCACCGCCCGGAAATCACCGCGGCCCACGACGACGTGGCCGGCGGGAAGGCGAAGCAGATCCGCTATCTCTGA
- a CDS encoding Crp/Fnr family transcriptional regulator has product MEVPAGHDSNRIHMLPMPTTMTQDPGWPSNSLLGRLRDNTRQELLNIGTVVRYTADREVIEQDAKDTHVLLLLDGVVKVQTTDETGDTALLAIRVAGDLVGEMAALDQKPRSATVVTCGDVVAKLITSGELMGFLHRRNDVFVELIGMINDRLRWANQRRRDFLSHPAAERVARVLAELVQTYGREEAHGWTLGIPLTKVELASIAGMKPRTAEKAFSDLRKAGVVVSHLRRDVLVPDLAGLRKFAGF; this is encoded by the coding sequence TTGGAAGTTCCCGCCGGTCACGACAGTAACAGGATCCACATGCTGCCCATGCCGACCACGATGACACAGGATCCAGGGTGGCCCAGCAACAGCCTCCTGGGTCGCCTCCGAGACAACACCCGACAAGAGCTGTTGAACATCGGCACGGTCGTGCGGTACACGGCCGACCGCGAAGTCATCGAGCAGGACGCGAAGGACACTCACGTCCTTCTGCTGCTCGACGGCGTGGTCAAGGTGCAGACCACCGACGAGACGGGCGACACCGCGCTGCTCGCGATCCGGGTCGCGGGCGACCTGGTCGGCGAGATGGCCGCGCTGGACCAGAAACCGCGCTCGGCCACCGTCGTCACGTGCGGCGACGTGGTCGCGAAGCTGATCACCAGCGGTGAGCTGATGGGCTTCCTGCACCGGCGCAACGACGTGTTCGTCGAATTGATCGGGATGATCAACGACCGGCTCCGCTGGGCGAACCAGCGCCGGCGCGATTTCCTGTCCCACCCGGCCGCCGAACGGGTGGCCCGGGTGCTGGCCGAATTGGTGCAGACCTACGGGCGCGAAGAGGCGCACGGGTGGACGTTGGGAATTCCGCTGACGAAGGTGGAACTCGCCTCGATCGCCGGGATGAAGCCCAGAACGGCCGAGAAGGCGTTCTCCGATCTGCGAAAAGCGGGGGTGGTGGTGAGTCACCTGAGGCGTGACGTGCTGGTGCCGGATCTGGCGGGGTTGAGGAAATTCGCGGGCTTCTGA
- a CDS encoding NADH:flavin oxidoreductase/NADH oxidase — translation MSQLFSPLTLRSVTLPNRIAVSPMCQYSARDGHPDEWHLVHLGSRAVGGAGLVLTEATAVQAVGRISPEDTGLWDDAHITSWRPIVDFIHANGAVAGVQLAHAGRKASTYAPFAPRRGGVADADGGWTPVAPSPAPFHETYRTPVELDDQGIAGVVADFAAAAKRALAAGFRVVEVHAAHGYLLHEFLSPLSNHRTDAYGGSPENRTRLVREVTAAVREAVGEDVPVFVRISATDWVEGGWTAEDSVVLARDLAALGADVIDVSTGGNTPTADIPTGPGYQVPFAETVRRKADVPTGAVGMITDARQAEQVLADGSADLVLLGREFLRDPYWPRHAAQQLGVQVSPPRQYARA, via the coding sequence GTGAGCCAGCTGTTCAGCCCGCTGACCCTCCGCAGCGTCACGCTGCCCAACCGCATCGCGGTCAGTCCCATGTGCCAGTACTCGGCGCGGGACGGTCACCCGGACGAGTGGCACCTCGTGCACCTCGGCTCGCGCGCGGTCGGCGGCGCGGGCCTGGTGCTCACCGAGGCGACCGCCGTGCAGGCAGTCGGCCGCATCTCGCCCGAGGACACCGGGCTGTGGGACGACGCGCACATCACGTCGTGGCGGCCGATCGTGGACTTCATCCACGCGAACGGCGCGGTCGCCGGCGTGCAGCTCGCCCACGCGGGCCGCAAGGCGTCGACCTACGCGCCGTTCGCTCCGCGCCGGGGTGGCGTCGCCGACGCCGACGGCGGCTGGACGCCCGTCGCGCCGAGCCCGGCGCCGTTCCACGAGACCTACCGGACCCCGGTCGAACTGGACGACCAGGGCATCGCGGGGGTGGTCGCGGACTTCGCCGCCGCGGCGAAGCGCGCGCTGGCGGCCGGCTTCCGGGTGGTCGAGGTGCACGCCGCGCACGGCTACCTCCTGCACGAGTTCCTGTCGCCGCTCAGCAACCACCGCACGGACGCCTACGGCGGTTCCCCGGAGAACCGGACCCGGCTGGTGCGCGAGGTCACGGCCGCCGTCCGGGAAGCCGTCGGCGAGGACGTGCCGGTGTTCGTGCGCATCTCCGCCACCGACTGGGTCGAGGGCGGCTGGACCGCGGAGGACAGCGTCGTGCTGGCACGCGACCTCGCGGCCCTGGGCGCCGACGTGATCGACGTGTCCACCGGGGGCAACACGCCCACGGCGGACATCCCGACCGGCCCCGGCTACCAGGTGCCGTTCGCCGAGACCGTGCGGCGGAAGGCCGACGTGCCCACCGGGGCCGTCGGCATGATCACCGACGCCCGGCAGGCCGAGCAGGTCCTCGCCGATGGCTCGGCCGACCTGGTGCTGCTCGGCCGGGAGTTCCTGCGCGACCCGTACTGGCCGCGCCACGCGGCGCAGCAGCTGGGGGTGCAGGTCAGCCCGCCGAGGCAGTACGCCAGGGCGTAG
- a CDS encoding DUF3073 domain-containing protein, producing the protein MGRGRAKAKQTKVARELKYSSHNIDVDALQRELSGGESAGVRRSEERFDDPSDDEYDDYRR; encoded by the coding sequence ATGGGGCGCGGCCGAGCTAAGGCCAAGCAGACCAAGGTGGCGCGGGAGCTCAAATACAGCTCTCACAACATCGACGTCGACGCCTTGCAACGCGAGCTGTCCGGCGGCGAGTCCGCAGGTGTTCGCCGAAGCGAAGAACGCTTCGACGACCCGTCGGACGACGAATACGACGACTACCGTCGCTGA